A DNA window from Arachis hypogaea cultivar Tifrunner chromosome 18, arahy.Tifrunner.gnm2.J5K5, whole genome shotgun sequence contains the following coding sequences:
- the LOC140181478 gene encoding uncharacterized protein: MSLVIQSLYLLNSWKMPPKKRRGGAVNASDTAESNRAVSPPLGALRQRPRSQRIADMRRERIPREGVQENSAVGVAQADLTAELRGMNQTLNAVLQVLTNQNRGEAGIPNMPNPQPHRVHQLFGDQEPPIEKYLKLNSSTFNGDSLDEDPQQYLEDAKKVIRALKCTKEWAVKLVSYNLRGSARYWYESLLENKEAAGLPPPSWEEFTEEFLARFYPANKQAEDAIAFERLRQENMTVTEYAKEFTRLSKSAPYLVNSEEMKVRRFVRGLAEPMFTTLMPEVGRMSFKDVLNSAYGIEAGIVERNAFKDVGKKPKMKGQFSGGASLGRFQSHHGQTNQQGYSGYRARPQASFGGVTSSGSAPMSVSNPRPFVKSTSQSSAQGSNQTRPAQPYCLQCGSYHSGICFKATGACFGCGQSGHLRRDCPNPRGGFAPGVARPTTPMPSSSAMSIENSSGPSGRGAGGRGQTYNRGGSQRGRGQARVYALTRQDAQASNAVVAGTLQVCSLDARVLFDTGSHYSYVSPHLASRFDKQPELLSHSFHVGTPLGVSTVVRVVFRSCVVRINAIETLADLILLEPMEDIDVILGMDWLAACHDDVGCYSKTVKFDIPGTSPFVFKGDDCPTLASIISSMSVMQLMNKGNQGLLAVVRDVDAEVPSLDQLPIVREFPDVFPDELLRMPPDREVEFSIELAPGVQPVSIPPYRMAPTELRELKVQLEDMLEKGFIRPSTSPWGAPVLFVKKKDGTMRLCVDYRQLNKITVRNKYPLPRIDDLFDQLQGATCFSKIDLRSGYHQLKIKEEDIPKTAFRTRYGHYEFLVMSFGLTNVPAAFMDLMNRIFKPFLDRFVIVFIDDILVYSKSATEHEYHLRIVLQTLRDHKLYAKFLNVSFGLIKWHSWDMWYQKIESWWIQRRLKPFRSGQGLLQ; the protein is encoded by the coding sequence ATGTCGTTGGTGATCCAATCACTCTATTTACTCAATAGTTGGAAGATGCCACCTAAGAAGAGACGTGGTGGAGCTGTTAACGCTTCTGATACTGCTGAATCCAATAGGGCAGTTTCTCCGCCACTTGGAGCCCTTCGACAAAGACCAAGGAGCCAAAGAATAGCTGATATGCGCAGAGAAAGGATACCCCGTGAGGGAGTTCAAGAAAATTCCGCAGTAGGAGTGGCTCAAGCAGACTTGACAGCTGAGTTGAGGGGAATGAATCAAACCCTTAATGCGGTATTACAGGTCCTAACAAATCAAAATAGGGGCGAAGCAGGAATTCCTAATATGCCAAATCCTCAGCCTCATAGAGTTCATCAATTGTTTGGGGATCAAGAGCCGCCAATTGAAAAGTATTTGAAGTTGAATTCGTCCACTTTCAATGGagattcattggatgaagatccacAACAATATCTAGAGGATGCAAAAAAAGTTATTCGAGCTCTCAAGTGCACCAAAGAATGGGCTGTTAAGTTAGTATCCTACAACTTGCGTGGTTCAGCAAGATATTGGTATGAGTCTCTTCTTGAGAACAAAGAAGCAGCTggacttcctcctccttcttggGAAGAGTTCACTGAAGAGTTCCTCGCTCGATTTTATCCAGCTAACAAGCAAGCAGAAGATGCAATTGCCTTTGAAAGATTAAGGCAAGAGAATATGACAGTGACTGAGTATGCTAAGGAGTTTACTAGACTTTCTAAGAGTGCTCCATACTTGGTAAATTCAGAAGAGATGAAAGTACGTCGGTTCGTTCGTGGGTTGGCAGAACCTATGTTCACTACTCTTATGCCTGAAGTCGGACGCATGTCTTTTAAGGATGTCCTAAATTCTGCTTATGGAATTGAAGCTGGGATAGTGGAGAGAAATGCTTTTAAGGATGTTGGTAAGAAGCCTAAGATGAAGGGACAATTTTCTGGTGGAGCTAGTTTAGGAAGATTTCAGTCTCATCATGGTCAGACTAATCAGCAAGGTTATTCGGGATATCGAGCTCGTCCTCAAGCATCTTTTGGTGGGGTCACTTCTTCTGGATCTGCTCCCATGAGTGTTTCGAATCCCAGACCTTTTGTTAAAAGCACCTCTCAATCTAGTGCACAGGGTTCAAATCAGACAAGGCCAGCTCAGCCCTATTGTCTTCAGTGTGGGAGTTACCATTCTGGTATATGTTTCAAGGCTACTGGTGCATGTTTTGGTTGTGGTCAATCTGGTCATCTTAGGAGGGATTGTCCAAATCCAAGAGGAGGCTTTGCTCCAGGTGTTGCACGTCCTACAACACCAATGCCATCATCTTCAGCTATGTCTATTGAAAATTCTTCTGGTCCTAGTGGCAGAGGAGCAGGTGGCAGGGGTCAGACTTATAACAGAGGAGGGAGCCAAAGAGGAAGAGGTCAGGCACGTGTGTATGCTTTAACACGTCAAGATGCTCAAGCTTCTAATGCTGTGGTGGCAGGTACTTTACAAGTTTGTTCTTTAGATGCGCGAGTGTTATTTGATACAGGTTCTCATTATTCATATGTATCTCCACATCTTGCATCTCGTTTCGATAAACAACCTGAACTGTTATCCCACTCATTTCATGTTGGCACTCCACTTGGAGTCTCCACGGTGGTTCGAGTCGTGTTTCGGTCTTGTGTTGTTAGAATTAATGCGATTGAAACCTTAGCTGATTTGATCCTTTTAGAACCAATGGAAGATATTGATGTCATCTTAGGCATGGATTGGTTAGCAGCTTGTCATGATGATGTGGGCTGTTACTCCAAAACTGTGAAGTTTGACATACCGGGTACCTCACCTTTTGTTTTTAAAGGTGATGACTGTCCCACTTTAGCTAGCATCATCTCATCTATGAGTGTTATGCAATTGATGAATAAGGGAAACCAAGGACTTCTGGCAGTTGTTAGAGATGTTGATGCCGAAGTGCCTAGTCTTGATCAGCTTCCTATTGTTAGAGAATTCCCTGACGTGTTCCCTGATGAGCTACTGCGGATGCCGCCTGATCGTGAAGTTGAGTTTTCCATAGAATTGGCTCCGGGAGTCCAACCTGTGTCGATTCCTCCCTATCGTATGGCTCCAACTGAGTTACGAGAATTAAAAGTTCAATTGGAAGATATGCTAGAGAAAGGCTTCATTCGTCCTAGCACTTCTCCATGGGGAGCTCCTGTTCTAttcgtaaagaagaaggatggaacgATGCGACTATGTGTGGATTATCGTCAACTCAATAAGATAACTGTTCGTAATAAGTATCCATTGCCAAGGATTGAtgatttgtttgatcaacttcAAGGAGCTACTTGTTTCTCAAAAATTGACCTGCGTTCAGGGTACCATCAATTGAAGATAAAAGAGGAAGACATTCCAAAAACTGCTTTTCGTACTCGCTATGGGCACTATGAGTTCTTAGTAATGTCCTTTGGTCTGACGAATGTGCCTGCAGCTTTCATGGACTTAATGAATCGAATCTTCAAACCTTTCTTAGATCGCTTTGTTATCGTCTTCATCGATGATATCCTGGTGTATTCGAAAAGTGCTACGGAGCATGAGTATCATTTGAGGATTGTGTTACAAACCTTAAGGGATCACAAGctttatgctaagtttctaaatgTGAGTTTTGGCTTGATCAAGTGGCATTCTTGGGACATGTGGTATCAAAAGATAGAATCATGGTGGATCCAAAGAAGGTTGAAGCCGTTCAGAAGTGGCCAAGGCCTGCTTCAGTGA